In the Streptomyces sp. cg36 genome, one interval contains:
- a CDS encoding M48 family metallopeptidase — MTDDLHDSVPSRQRRRFPGISSRAYEHPADRSALVALRKLSGFDTVFKSLSGLLPERSLRLLFLSDSVRVSDAQFAHLNAMLRDACYILDLEKVPPMYVTQDPRPNAMCIGLDEPIIVVTTGLVELLDEEEMRAVVGHEVGHALSGHSVYRTILLFLTNLALKVAWIPLGNVAVMAIVTALREWFRKSELSADRAGLLVGQDLQASMRGLMKIAGGNHLHEMNVDAFLEQAEEYEAGGDLRDSVLKILNVLPRSHPFTTVRAAELKKWAATRDYQRIMDGHYPRRDEDKDTSVSDSFRESASSYAETVRTSKDPLMKLVGDIAGGTADLGGKLYGKFTGAASGARSGKRPADQAGDGDGGTSGSGTNGNGTTGNGADGGNGTGGGNGAGGGTDGPQDGPKES, encoded by the coding sequence ATGACCGACGACCTTCACGACAGCGTGCCGAGCAGGCAGCGCCGACGCTTCCCCGGGATCTCCTCCCGGGCCTACGAACACCCCGCCGACCGGTCGGCACTGGTCGCGCTGCGCAAGCTCAGCGGCTTCGACACGGTCTTCAAGTCCCTCAGCGGCCTGCTGCCGGAGCGCAGCCTGCGCCTGCTGTTCCTCTCCGACTCCGTGCGCGTGAGCGACGCCCAGTTCGCCCACCTCAACGCCATGCTGCGGGACGCCTGTTACATCCTGGACCTGGAGAAGGTCCCCCCGATGTACGTGACGCAGGACCCCCGCCCCAACGCGATGTGCATCGGCCTCGACGAGCCGATCATCGTCGTCACCACGGGCCTGGTGGAGCTCCTCGACGAGGAGGAGATGCGCGCGGTCGTCGGCCACGAGGTGGGCCACGCGCTCTCGGGCCACTCCGTGTACCGCACGATCCTGCTCTTCCTCACCAACCTGGCGCTGAAGGTCGCCTGGATCCCGCTGGGCAATGTGGCGGTGATGGCGATCGTGACGGCGCTGCGGGAGTGGTTCCGCAAGTCGGAGCTCTCCGCCGACCGGGCCGGACTGCTGGTCGGCCAGGACCTCCAGGCGTCGATGCGGGGCCTGATGAAGATAGCCGGTGGCAACCATCTGCACGAGATGAACGTGGACGCCTTCCTGGAGCAGGCCGAGGAGTACGAGGCGGGCGGCGACCTGCGCGACTCGGTTCTGAAGATCCTCAACGTACTGCCCCGCTCGCACCCCTTCACCACCGTGCGCGCCGCCGAGCTGAAGAAGTGGGCCGCGACCCGCGACTACCAGCGGATCATGGACGGCCACTACCCGCGCCGCGACGAGGACAAGGACACCTCGGTCAGCGACTCCTTCCGCGAATCCGCCTCCTCGTACGCGGAGACCGTGCGCACCAGCAAGGATCCGCTGATGAAGCTGGTCGGCGACATAGCCGGCGGCACCGCGGACCTGGGCGGCAAGCTCTACGGAAAGTTCACCGGCGCGGCCTCCGGCGCCCGCTCCGGCAAGCGGCCCGCCGACCAGGCGGGCGACGGAGACGGCGGCACGAGTGGGAGCGGCACGAACGGAAACGGCACGACCGGGAATGGCGCGGACGGCGGCAACGGGACCGGCGGCGGCAACGGAGCTGGCGGTGGCACTGACGGCCCGCAGGACGGGCCGAAGGAAAGTTAG
- the nadD gene encoding nicotinate-nucleotide adenylyltransferase: MGEQEVPTGPVKRRIGVMGGTFDPIHHGHLVAASEVASQFHLDEVVFVPTGQPWQKSHKNVSAAEDRYLMTVIATASNPQFSVSRIDIDRGGATYTVDTLRDLRAQNSDADLFFITGADALSQILTTWRDVDELFSLAHFIGVTRPGHILTDDGLPEGGVSLVEVPALAISSTDCRARVAQGDPVWYLVPDGVVRYIDKRQLYRGE; this comes from the coding sequence ATGGGAGAGCAGGAAGTGCCTACCGGTCCGGTCAAGCGTCGCATCGGCGTGATGGGCGGAACGTTTGACCCGATCCACCACGGACACCTGGTGGCCGCCAGTGAGGTGGCTTCCCAGTTCCATCTGGACGAGGTCGTGTTCGTGCCGACGGGCCAGCCGTGGCAGAAGAGCCACAAGAACGTTTCCGCGGCCGAGGACCGGTATCTGATGACGGTCATCGCGACCGCGTCGAACCCGCAGTTCTCGGTCAGCCGCATCGACATCGACCGCGGCGGCGCGACGTACACCGTGGACACGCTGCGGGACCTGCGCGCCCAGAACAGCGACGCGGACCTCTTCTTCATCACGGGCGCCGACGCCCTTTCGCAGATCCTCACGACCTGGCGCGACGTGGACGAGCTGTTCTCGCTCGCCCACTTCATCGGGGTGACCCGGCCCGGCCACATACTGACCGACGACGGGCTGCCCGAGGGCGGGGTGTCGCTGGTGGAGGTGCCCGCTCTGGCGATCTCGTCGACGGACTGCCGGGCGAGGGTCGCGCAGGGGGACCCGGTCTGGTATCTGGTTCCGGACGGTGTGGTGCGCTACATCGACAAGCGCCAGCTGTACCGCGGCGAGTGA
- a CDS encoding LCP family protein — MNDRQDPYDPYAPQVQLVGYDEYGQPVYQQVPQQASHDPYAQNPPQQPQQQGGYGYDPYAQQQPSYDYDAYGRPAAQGYGYDSSQQQWSQQQPPAQQAAPVQAPPQVPAQAQTQVPDEVREAAAEAAEERAPVLPQQRKDERDYRTEQFSFIEEPDEDSEDVIDWLKFTESRTERREEARRRGRNRVVALVVVLALAAVGGVGYLWYAGKLPGLSSSDTKGPAVTAGAQKRDVIVLHLHNTQKGGTSTALLVNNVTTKQGTTVLLPNTLAIANDDGTRTTLGKSVAGDGSQGTREALGTLLGTKITGTWRLDTPFLENLVDLVGNIDISTDADVPGAKAGAAPVVKKGEDQTLTGQMAVAYATYQGPGETEAKQLQRFGQVMYGVLRKISDDPKAATITVQTLAQILDPSLPESDLGASLAKLAEHAKIGAYKTTVLPVRPDGTLSAQESDSVVKDILGGSVNAPDKSATVRVGVANGSGSAKAADTARITLVNGGYSVIDAGGAGTQTASTVTYGDIAQKAKAEEVAKTLGLPAGAVKQGKAAANADVSVVLGKDYKVK; from the coding sequence GTGAACGACCGACAGGACCCGTACGACCCCTATGCACCACAGGTGCAGCTTGTCGGTTATGACGAGTACGGCCAGCCGGTGTACCAGCAGGTACCGCAGCAGGCTTCGCACGACCCGTACGCCCAGAACCCGCCGCAGCAGCCCCAGCAGCAGGGCGGTTACGGATACGACCCGTACGCCCAGCAGCAGCCCTCCTACGACTACGACGCGTACGGTCGGCCGGCGGCGCAGGGCTACGGCTACGACTCCTCCCAGCAGCAGTGGAGCCAGCAGCAGCCGCCCGCCCAGCAGGCCGCGCCCGTGCAGGCGCCGCCCCAGGTCCCGGCCCAGGCGCAGACCCAGGTGCCGGACGAGGTGCGGGAGGCCGCGGCCGAGGCGGCGGAGGAGCGGGCGCCGGTCCTGCCGCAGCAGCGCAAGGACGAACGCGACTACCGCACCGAGCAGTTCTCGTTCATCGAGGAGCCCGACGAGGACTCCGAAGACGTCATCGACTGGCTGAAGTTCACCGAGAGCCGCACCGAGCGGCGCGAGGAGGCGCGGCGCCGGGGCCGCAACCGGGTGGTGGCGCTCGTCGTGGTCCTCGCCCTCGCGGCCGTCGGCGGTGTCGGCTACCTCTGGTACGCCGGAAAGCTGCCCGGCCTGTCGTCCTCGGACACCAAGGGGCCCGCGGTCACGGCCGGGGCGCAGAAGCGGGACGTGATCGTCCTGCACCTGCACAACACCCAGAAGGGCGGCACCTCCACGGCGCTGCTCGTCAACAACGTCACCACCAAGCAGGGCACCACCGTGCTGCTGCCCAACACGCTCGCCATCGCCAATGACGACGGCACCCGCACCACGCTCGGCAAGTCCGTCGCCGGTGACGGCTCGCAGGGCACCCGCGAAGCCCTCGGCACCCTGCTCGGCACCAAGATCACCGGCACCTGGCGGCTGGACACGCCGTTCCTGGAGAACCTGGTCGACCTGGTCGGAAACATCGACATCAGTACGGATGCCGACGTTCCCGGCGCCAAGGCGGGCGCGGCCCCCGTGGTCAAGAAGGGCGAGGACCAGACCCTCACCGGTCAGATGGCCGTCGCCTACGCCACCTACCAGGGGCCCGGCGAGACCGAGGCCAAGCAGCTCCAGCGGTTCGGCCAGGTGATGTACGGCGTGCTGCGCAAGATCTCCGACGACCCCAAGGCCGCCACGATCACCGTGCAGACGCTGGCGCAGATCCTCGATCCCTCGCTGCCCGAGTCCGACCTCGGCGCCTCCCTGGCCAAGCTCGCCGAGCACGCCAAGATCGGCGCGTACAAGACGACGGTCCTTCCGGTGCGGCCGGACGGCACGCTCAGCGCGCAGGAGAGCGACAGCGTCGTCAAGGACATCCTCGGCGGCTCGGTCAACGCACCCGACAAGAGCGCGACCGTCCGGGTCGGGGTGGCCAACGGCAGCGGCAGCGCCAAGGCGGCCGACACCGCCCGGATCACCCTGGTCAACGGCGGCTACTCGGTCATCGACGCGGGCGGCGCGGGCACCCAGACGGCCTCCACCGTCACCTACGGTGACATCGCGCAGAAGGCGAAGGCCGAAGAGGTCGCCAAGACGCTGGGTCTGCCGGCCGGTGCGGTCAAGCAGGGCAAGGCCGCGGCCAACGCGGACGTGTCCGTGGTGCTCGGCAAGGACTACAAGGTCAAGTAA
- the rsfS gene encoding ribosome silencing factor, which yields MTATDRSIELITAAAQAAADRLAHDIIAYDVSDVLSITDAFLLASAPNDRQVKSIAEEVEERLNKELGAKPVRREGDRDARWILLDYVDIVVHVQHSEERVFYALERLWKDCPELPLPEDAVKTRGKAAEHAQLHGGTEDGELS from the coding sequence GTGACCGCCACGGACCGTTCCATCGAGCTCATCACCGCCGCCGCCCAGGCGGCCGCCGACCGGCTCGCGCACGACATCATCGCGTACGACGTCAGCGATGTGCTGTCGATCACCGACGCCTTCCTGCTCGCCTCCGCGCCCAACGACCGCCAGGTCAAGTCGATCGCGGAGGAGGTCGAGGAGCGCCTGAACAAGGAGCTCGGCGCCAAGCCGGTGCGCCGCGAGGGCGACCGCGACGCCCGCTGGATCCTGCTGGACTACGTCGACATCGTCGTCCACGTCCAGCACAGCGAGGAGCGCGTCTTCTACGCTCTGGAGCGGCTCTGGAAGGACTGCCCCGAGCTCCCCCTTCCCGAGGACGCGGTGAAGACCCGCGGCAAGGCCGCCGAGCACGCCCAGCTGCACGGCGGGACGGAGGACGGTGAGCTGAGCTGA
- a CDS encoding histidine phosphatase family protein yields the protein MNSSAKPGRGRRVVLWRHGQTAWNLERRFQGSTDIELTETGLGQARRAARLLAALQPDAIVSSDLKRAAATAQELAAVTGLPVEHDDALRETYAGAWQGLTHEEIVERHGEQYAAWKRGEPVRRGGGELETEVADRAAPVVLRHADKLPENGTLVVVSHGGTIRTTIGRLLGLEAHHWEGLGGLSNCCWSVLGEGARGWRLLEHNAGTLPEPVLGDDD from the coding sequence CTGAACAGCAGCGCCAAACCCGGCCGGGGCCGTCGTGTCGTCCTGTGGCGGCACGGTCAGACCGCGTGGAACCTGGAGCGCCGTTTCCAGGGCTCCACGGACATCGAGCTGACCGAGACGGGCCTCGGGCAGGCGCGCCGTGCCGCGCGCCTGCTGGCGGCCCTGCAGCCGGACGCGATCGTCTCCTCCGACCTCAAGCGGGCCGCCGCGACCGCCCAGGAGCTGGCCGCGGTGACCGGGCTGCCGGTGGAGCACGACGACGCCCTGCGCGAGACGTACGCGGGCGCGTGGCAGGGCCTGACCCACGAGGAGATCGTCGAGCGCCACGGCGAGCAGTACGCGGCGTGGAAGCGCGGCGAGCCGGTGCGCCGGGGCGGCGGGGAGCTGGAGACCGAGGTGGCCGACCGGGCCGCCCCGGTGGTGCTGCGGCACGCCGACAAGCTGCCCGAGAACGGCACCCTGGTGGTCGTCAGCCACGGCGGGACCATCCGGACGACCATCGGCCGTCTGCTGGGCCTGGAGGCGCACCACTGGGAGGGCCTGGGCGGCCTCTCCAACTGCTGCTGGTCCGTCCTCGGCGAGGGCGCGCGCGGCTGGCGCCTGCTGGAGCACAACGCGGGGACGCTGCCCGAGCCGGTCCTCGGCGACGACGACTGA
- a CDS encoding helix-turn-helix transcriptional regulator gives MGDVTTVATPNGRRRPELAAFLRGRRARVTPADVGMPPGIRRRTPGLRREEVAQLSGVGVTWYTWLEQGRPINASPQVLDAVARTLRLDQPEREHLYHLADVPCEPDREAPVLDVGPEIQGIIDALDPHPAVVYNGRYDILATNPAYRDLFDIPEIRATGVRNVLWTLFTVSETNCPVLFRDKELPVMVATLRSEYGRHVGEPAWESFITRLSRASSDFAELWQNGDVVPPGPRVKTFRHPAVGEMRMTSVSLSINGMPESRIVTYTSNDEESRARLAKLRALREKIWG, from the coding sequence ATGGGGGACGTGACGACTGTGGCTACACCCAATGGACGCCGGAGGCCGGAGCTGGCCGCGTTCCTGCGCGGCAGGAGGGCGCGGGTCACCCCGGCCGACGTCGGCATGCCGCCGGGGATCCGCCGGCGCACCCCGGGCCTGCGCCGCGAGGAGGTCGCCCAGCTCTCCGGCGTCGGCGTCACCTGGTACACCTGGCTGGAGCAGGGCCGCCCGATCAACGCCTCGCCGCAGGTGCTGGACGCGGTGGCGCGCACGCTGCGCCTCGACCAGCCCGAGCGCGAGCACCTGTACCACCTGGCGGACGTGCCGTGCGAGCCGGACCGCGAGGCCCCGGTGCTGGACGTGGGCCCGGAGATCCAGGGCATCATCGACGCCCTGGACCCGCATCCGGCCGTGGTCTACAACGGCCGCTACGACATCCTGGCGACCAATCCCGCCTACCGGGACCTGTTCGACATCCCGGAGATACGGGCCACGGGCGTGCGCAATGTGCTGTGGACGCTGTTCACGGTGTCCGAGACGAACTGTCCGGTGCTCTTCCGCGACAAGGAGCTGCCGGTGATGGTGGCGACCCTGCGCTCGGAGTACGGCCGCCATGTGGGCGAGCCCGCCTGGGAGTCGTTCATCACCCGGCTCTCCCGGGCGAGCTCCGACTTCGCCGAGCTGTGGCAGAACGGCGACGTGGTGCCGCCTGGCCCCCGGGTGAAGACCTTCCGCCACCCCGCCGTCGGCGAGATGCGGATGACCTCGGTGTCCTTGTCGATCAACGGGATGCCCGAGTCCCGGATCGTCACCTACACGTCGAACGACGAAGAGAGCCGCGCGCGTCTGGCGAAGCTGCGCGCGCTGCGGGAGAAGATCTGGGGGTGA
- a CDS encoding MFS transporter, whose protein sequence is MLAAQFMALLDVFIVNVAAPTIRLELHASGAALQLVVAGYTIAYAVLLITGARLGVLLGHRRLYLVGLVVFTAASLACGLAQGAGQLIAFRIAQGAGSALMIPQVLSLIQRNFTGEARVRALGVYSAVLATGAAAGQVLGGILVSADLFGTSWRPVFLVNVPLGLVLLFLGVRHLPRERHEHRGAARWARDLDLPGLVLLGASVSLLTVPLVLGQEEGWPLWAWLSLGSSVLLFAAFWAHESRLARRGGAPLIAPRVLRLPGMGLAVARIVVVMAINAGFLFTLTLHIQGGLGYSALRAGLTFAPTAVVFGAVGLTWRRWPASWQRALVPGGFALTALSALATGALLRGGGTGGFALYAAFTGVGAGLALAFSPTFARALADVRPEDAADASGLLATVNQLGQLIGVAAFGALFLNRLTTGAHSSGDALWACSLALGAAALAGAATGLLSRRR, encoded by the coding sequence GTGCTGGCGGCGCAGTTCATGGCGCTCCTCGACGTGTTCATCGTCAATGTCGCCGCCCCCACCATCCGTCTCGAACTGCACGCCTCCGGCGCCGCGTTGCAGCTCGTCGTCGCCGGATACACCATCGCGTACGCGGTGCTGCTGATCACCGGCGCGCGCCTGGGCGTGCTGCTCGGGCACCGCAGGCTCTACCTGGTCGGCCTCGTCGTGTTCACCGCCGCCTCGCTGGCCTGCGGGCTCGCCCAGGGCGCCGGCCAGCTGATCGCCTTCCGGATCGCCCAGGGCGCGGGCTCGGCGCTGATGATCCCGCAGGTGCTCAGCCTCATCCAGCGCAACTTCACCGGAGAGGCACGCGTGCGTGCCCTCGGCGTCTACTCCGCGGTGCTCGCCACCGGCGCCGCCGCCGGACAGGTCCTGGGCGGCATCCTGGTCAGCGCCGACCTCTTCGGCACCAGCTGGCGGCCGGTCTTCCTGGTCAACGTGCCGCTCGGGCTCGTCCTGCTGTTCCTGGGCGTGCGCCATCTGCCGCGCGAGCGCCACGAGCACCGCGGCGCCGCCCGCTGGGCGCGCGATCTGGACCTGCCGGGCCTGGTGCTGCTGGGCGCCTCCGTCTCGCTGCTCACCGTGCCGCTGGTGCTCGGGCAGGAGGAGGGCTGGCCGCTGTGGGCCTGGCTGTCGCTGGGATCCAGCGTGCTGCTGTTCGCGGCGTTCTGGGCGCACGAGTCGCGGCTCGCGCGCCGCGGCGGCGCCCCGCTGATCGCACCCCGCGTGCTGCGCCTGCCCGGCATGGGCCTCGCGGTCGCCCGGATCGTCGTGGTCATGGCCATCAACGCGGGCTTCCTGTTCACCCTCACCCTGCACATCCAGGGCGGACTCGGCTACAGCGCCCTGCGCGCGGGCCTCACGTTCGCGCCGACCGCCGTGGTCTTCGGCGCCGTCGGCCTCACCTGGCGGCGCTGGCCCGCCTCCTGGCAACGCGCCCTGGTGCCGGGCGGATTCGCCCTGACGGCACTCTCCGCACTCGCCACCGGCGCCCTGCTGCGCGGCGGCGGCACCGGCGGATTCGCGCTCTACGCCGCGTTCACCGGGGTCGGCGCCGGGCTGGCCCTCGCCTTCAGCCCGACCTTCGCCCGCGCGCTCGCCGACGTACGGCCCGAGGACGCGGCGGACGCCAGCGGACTGCTCGCCACCGTCAACCAGCTCGGCCAGCTCATCGGGGTCGCGGCCTTCGGGGCGCTCTTCCTGAACCGGCTCACGACAGGGGCGCACAGCTCGGGCGACGCGCTGTGGGCGTGCTCTCTCGCGCTGGGCGCGGCGGCGCTCGCGGGGGCAGCGACGGGTCTCCTATCACGACGCCGCTGA
- a CDS encoding glycosyltransferase 87 family protein — MTVNVLAHTAARRTRVRRPVLLAAAVCLLSFGAFWAAQRAAGVSMIDLMVYRAEGATVRAGADLYAMRATRARLPTTYPPFAALLFTPLTLLGVEQMRTLATAANLALLVALAQLSLRLAGGGRPGAALWVAALTVWCEPVWTTLRYGQINLLLAVAVLWDFTRRTGHRGAGAGIGLAAAVKLTPALFALFLLLGGTLRARSRGGRELLRRAATACAVFAGATLASAAALPADSWRFWTSAVFEAGRVGRAEDTANQSLRGVLARLLHTGDPGAWWAAVAAVTAALGLWAAVRLEGRGERAPAVLCCAVTALLVSPVSWSHHWVWCVPALVLLGRGGPRRATVAGALFCSYALWWVPHGAGRPELAQSGVQMALSALYPLAGAVFVAAALRPWRTSRTS, encoded by the coding sequence GTGACCGTGAACGTGCTCGCGCACACCGCCGCCCGTCGCACCCGTGTCCGCCGTCCCGTCCTGCTCGCCGCCGCGGTCTGCCTGCTCTCCTTCGGCGCCTTCTGGGCCGCCCAGCGGGCCGCCGGGGTGTCGATGATCGACCTGATGGTCTACCGGGCGGAGGGCGCCACCGTGCGGGCCGGGGCGGACCTGTACGCGATGCGCGCCACGCGCGCGCGGCTGCCCACCACCTACCCGCCCTTCGCCGCGCTGCTGTTCACACCCCTGACGCTGCTCGGGGTGGAACAGATGCGCACGCTCGCCACGGCCGCCAACCTCGCCCTGCTGGTCGCGCTCGCCCAGCTGTCCCTGCGGCTCGCGGGAGGCGGGCGGCCGGGGGCGGCGCTGTGGGTGGCGGCGCTGACCGTGTGGTGCGAGCCGGTGTGGACGACGCTGCGCTACGGCCAGATCAATCTGCTGCTCGCGGTCGCCGTCCTGTGGGACTTCACCCGCAGGACGGGGCACCGGGGCGCGGGGGCGGGGATCGGGCTGGCGGCGGCGGTCAAGCTCACCCCAGCCCTGTTCGCGCTCTTCCTGCTGCTGGGCGGAACGCTACGCGCGCGTAGTCGCGGGGGGAGGGAACTGCTGCGGCGGGCGGCGACGGCCTGCGCCGTGTTCGCCGGGGCGACCCTGGCCTCGGCCGCGGCCCTGCCCGCCGACTCGTGGCGCTTTTGGACCTCGGCCGTGTTCGAGGCGGGCCGGGTGGGCCGGGCCGAGGACACCGCCAACCAGTCACTGCGCGGGGTGCTGGCGCGCCTGCTGCACACCGGGGACCCCGGCGCCTGGTGGGCGGCGGTCGCGGCCGTCACGGCGGCGCTGGGGCTGTGGGCGGCGGTACGGCTGGAGGGGCGCGGGGAGCGGGCCCCGGCCGTGCTGTGCTGCGCGGTGACCGCGCTCCTGGTCAGCCCGGTGTCCTGGTCGCACCACTGGGTGTGGTGCGTGCCCGCGCTGGTGCTGCTGGGGCGGGGCGGGCCGCGCCGGGCGACGGTCGCGGGCGCGCTGTTCTGCTCGTACGCCCTGTGGTGGGTGCCGCACGGTGCGGGGCGGCCCGAACTCGCGCAGAGCGGTGTGCAGATGGCGCTGTCGGCGCTGTATCCGCTGGCCGGGGCCGTTTTCGTGGCGGCGGCGCTCAGGCCGTGGCGAACGAGTAGAACCTCTTGA
- a CDS encoding ferredoxin translates to MNVPLPDVPEVRVVGLPQLTAGFDLVERLGLDMHLKVHGPLEPVPGERLAQLAEEIRLNGRGGAGFPFARKLRAVAKSAIRKGVRPAVVVNASEGEPACRKDTVLVNRAPHLVLDGALLAAEALGARTLVVAVTRDSTEASIRAAFAERGLADRRGSALRARVVRTPERMVSGEASAVLRAAGGGPALPPGRKVRASDTGLGGAPTLLSNAETYAQLAVAARVGPRRYAHSGLPTEPGTVMLTLSGAVARPMVVEVPTGVPLRYVLQLAGAPPVPQGVLTGGYHGSWLDAAAAHDAVISRESLAALGGALGAGAILPIGPETCPLGEALRIANWLAAETAGQCGPCRLGLPAAAGGLADVLNGGGPAALEALREVTGAVKGRGACKHPDGSARFLTSTVNAFTDDLAAHVLGGGCGRPTLGLLPLPGDGYAEEGVPSGEKVLVDWTLCEGHGLCADLIPELIRLGADGYPSVADATVPMHLRGRAQRAVRRCPALALRIEQAPAELPALMAPARKALGSGRG, encoded by the coding sequence GTGAACGTGCCCCTGCCCGACGTCCCCGAGGTGCGCGTCGTCGGACTGCCGCAGCTGACCGCGGGGTTCGACCTCGTCGAGCGGCTCGGCCTCGACATGCACCTGAAGGTGCACGGCCCGCTGGAGCCGGTGCCCGGCGAGCGGCTGGCCCAGCTCGCCGAGGAGATCCGCCTCAACGGGCGCGGCGGCGCCGGGTTCCCCTTCGCCCGGAAGCTGCGGGCGGTCGCCAAGTCCGCGATACGCAAGGGGGTGCGCCCGGCCGTCGTGGTCAACGCGAGCGAGGGCGAGCCCGCCTGCCGCAAGGACACGGTGCTCGTCAACCGCGCCCCCCACCTGGTCCTGGACGGCGCCCTGCTGGCCGCCGAGGCCCTCGGCGCCCGCACCCTGGTGGTCGCCGTGACCCGGGACTCCACGGAGGCGTCGATCCGCGCCGCGTTCGCCGAGCGGGGCCTGGCCGACCGACGCGGCAGCGCGCTGCGCGCGCGTGTGGTGCGCACCCCTGAGCGGATGGTCTCGGGCGAGGCTTCGGCGGTGCTGCGGGCCGCGGGCGGCGGCCCGGCACTCCCGCCGGGCCGCAAGGTGCGCGCCTCCGACACGGGTCTGGGGGGCGCGCCGACGCTGCTGTCCAACGCCGAGACGTACGCGCAGCTGGCGGTGGCCGCCCGGGTGGGGCCGCGCCGCTACGCCCACTCGGGGCTGCCCACCGAGCCCGGCACGGTCATGCTGACGCTGTCCGGCGCGGTCGCCCGGCCGATGGTGGTGGAGGTGCCCACGGGCGTGCCCCTGCGGTACGTGCTGCAGCTCGCGGGGGCGCCGCCAGTGCCCCAGGGCGTGCTGACCGGCGGCTACCACGGAAGCTGGCTGGACGCGGCGGCGGCGCACGACGCGGTGATCTCCCGGGAGTCGCTGGCCGCGCTCGGCGGGGCGCTGGGCGCGGGCGCGATCCTGCCGATCGGGCCGGAGACGTGCCCGCTGGGCGAGGCGCTCAGGATCGCCAACTGGCTGGCGGCGGAGACCGCCGGGCAGTGCGGGCCCTGCCGGCTCGGCCTGCCGGCCGCCGCGGGCGGTCTGGCGGACGTCCTCAACGGGGGCGGCCCGGCCGCCCTGGAGGCGCTGCGCGAGGTGACGGGGGCCGTGAAGGGCCGGGGTGCCTGCAAGCACCCGGACGGCTCGGCCCGCTTCCTGACGTCGACCGTCAACGCCTTCACCGACGACCTGGCGGCGCACGTCCTGGGCGGCGGCTGCGGCCGACCGACGCTGGGCCTGCTGCCGCTGCCCGGCGACGGCTACGCGGAGGAGGGCGTCCCCAGCGGCGAGAAGGTCCTGGTCGACTGGACGCTGTGCGAGGGGCACGGCCTGTGCGCGGATCTGATTCCGGAGCTGATCCGGCTGGGCGCGGACGGCTATCCGTCGGTGGCCGACGCGACCGTCCCGATGCATCTTCGGGGGCGGGCGCAGCGGGCGGTGCGCCGGTGTCCCGCGCTGGCGCTGCGGATCGAGCAGGCGCCCGCCGAGCTGCCCGCGCTGATGGCCCCGGCGCGCAAGGCCCTGGGAAGCGGGCGGGGTTGA